GGCACGATCGCCGGTATGCCATCAACTCGGAGAAAATCCGGCGTGAACTGGGATGGACGCCTGCGGAAACGTTTGAGACCGGCATGCGGAAAACGGTGCGGTGGTATCTCGACCATCAGGCCTGGGTGGGGCATGTCACCAGCGGAGCCTATCGCCAGTGGGTGGAGCAACAGTACAGCCGATGAAGATCGTATTGCTCGGCAAAGACGGCCAAGTCGGATGGGAGTTGCAACGGTCGCTGTCGATCTTGGGCGACCTGGTGGCAACCGAACAGGTGGATCTTGATGTTGAACGGCCTGACAGCGTGCGGGACTGGATCCGTCGGCAGCGTCCCGCGGTGATCGTGAACGCGGCCGCCTACACGGCGGTGGATCAGGCCGAATCGGAGCCGGACAAGGCGCGGCGCATCAATGCCGACGCGGTGGGGGTGCTGGCGGAGGAAGCGGCGCGTCTCAATGCCTGGCTGGTCCATTACTCCACCGACTATGTGTTCGATGGACGGAAACCCGCGCCGTATGTGGAAGACGATGCGGCGCACCCGCTCTCGGTGTATGGCCGGACGAAGTGGGAGGGGGAGGAGGCGATTCGCGCCCTTCACGCGAAGCACCTTATTTTCAGAACCAGTTGGGTGTTCGCCGCCAGAGGAAAGAATTTTGTGAGAACGATCGCGCGGCTGGCCAAAGAAAAAGAGACGCTGCGAGTGATTGCCGATCAATGGGGGGCGCCAACGAGTGCGGAGTTGCTCGCCGATGTCACGGCCCTGGCCATCTCCCGGATCACGGGCAACGGTCAGGACGACCGCTACAGGGGCACCTATCACGTAGCGGCGGCCGGTGAAACGAATTGGCATGAGTATGCGCGGTATATCGTCGCCTTGGCGAAGGAACGAGGCGCGGCGGTCAAGACGGCGCCGGATGCCGTGGTGCCCATTCCGACCGAGGCCTACCCGCTGCCGGCCCAACGGCCGCGAAATTCCCGGTTGAATACGATGAAAGTCGCAAGCACATTCGGCCTGTTTCTGCCAGATTGGCAGGTGCATGTCCGGCGGTGTCTGGATGAACTGGCGGCACAGGGGGCGTTATGACACGCAAGGGCATTATTCTGGCGGGCGGCACGGGGTCTCGTTTGCATCCGGCCACATTGGCGGTTTCCAAACAGCTGCTGCCCATCTTCGATAAGCCGATGATCTACTACCCGCTCAGTACGCTCATGCTAGCCGGGGTGCGGGACATGCTGGTCATTTCCACTCCGCAAGATACGCCGCGGTTTCAGCAGTTGCTCGGGACTGGGGAGCAATGGGGGCTTCGCGTGTCCTATGCCGTGCAGCCCTCGCCGGATGGCCTGGCGCAAGCCTTCATCATCGGAGAGTCGTTTCTGGGGACTGATCCTTCGGTGCTGGTGTTGGGAGACAATATCTTTTACGGTCATGATTTTCCCCAGCTGTTGAATCAGGCCATGGCACGCCGAAACGGTGCCACCGTATTCGCCTATCACGTGCAGGATCCCGAGCGGTATGGCGTGGTGGAGTTTGACGCCAGCGGCCGGGCTATCAATCTTGAAGAGAAGCCGGCGGCGCCGAAATCCAACTATGCCGTCACGGGGCTCTATTTCTACGATGCCGAGGTCGTGGCGTTCGCGAAGCAGCTGAAGCCCTCGGCGCGCGGAGAGCTGGAGATTACCGATCTCAACCGGCTGTATCTTGAACGGGGGCGGCTGCATGTCGAAGTCATGGGGCGCGGCTATGCCTGGCTGGATACCGGGACCCATGAGTCGGTCTTGGACGCCAGTCAATTCATCGCGACGCTCGAACACCGGCAGGGGCTCAAGGTCGCGTGCCCTGAAGAGATTGCCTATCGCAACAAATGGATCAACGCAGGGCAATTGGAGAAGCTGGCGCAGCCCCTGTTGAAAAACGGGTATGGGCGCTATCTGCTGCGCGTGTTGAAAGAGCCGGTGTTTTAAATGGGAGGGTGTGTGTGGCGCTCGATCTCATCGCACACATGGGCGGCGAAGGGGAGCGAGCAGGTAAAGGCCGGTGAGACGGCGTTGAGCACATGCATTGATCGGCGGTCTCCCTCCAGCACGAAGTCCATCTCCAGTTTCTTCGTGGTGATGTCGAGCAGCTGGGCTCTGATGCCCGGCCGGCCCCACGTCACATAGTTGTTCTCCTTCACGCCTTCGGCCAGTACCGAGGCAAGTTCGACCATCTTGCTGCGGGAATACTTGGCGATCTCCTCGACCGCCAGACGCCGGTAGTCGAATTGCGCGCCGGTCAGCAGGCCTAATCCTCGGCCGGCCACTTCCATCAACTCGCTCAGCTTGAAATTGCTCAGCCCTTCGTAATTCTCACGCCAAAAGGCCGGAATGGCTGTGGGGCCGATCTTGGCTTTTCCATCCGCCGTAATTGTGAAGTGGACACCAAGGAAAGGATTGCGCAAATCGGGAACCGGATAGATGTTGGTGCGGAATGAGCCGGGCGGTTCATTTGAGTAGAGATAGAGTCCCTTGAAGGGCAGGATCCGGTACTTTTCGGAAAAGCC
The Nitrospira sp. genome window above contains:
- the rfbD gene encoding dTDP-4-dehydrorhamnose reductase — its product is MKIVLLGKDGQVGWELQRSLSILGDLVATEQVDLDVERPDSVRDWIRRQRPAVIVNAAAYTAVDQAESEPDKARRINADAVGVLAEEAARLNAWLVHYSTDYVFDGRKPAPYVEDDAAHPLSVYGRTKWEGEEAIRALHAKHLIFRTSWVFAARGKNFVRTIARLAKEKETLRVIADQWGAPTSAELLADVTALAISRITGNGQDDRYRGTYHVAAAGETNWHEYARYIVALAKERGAAVKTAPDAVVPIPTEAYPLPAQRPRNSRLNTMKVASTFGLFLPDWQVHVRRCLDELAAQGAL
- the rfbA gene encoding glucose-1-phosphate thymidylyltransferase RfbA — translated: MTRKGIILAGGTGSRLHPATLAVSKQLLPIFDKPMIYYPLSTLMLAGVRDMLVISTPQDTPRFQQLLGTGEQWGLRVSYAVQPSPDGLAQAFIIGESFLGTDPSVLVLGDNIFYGHDFPQLLNQAMARRNGATVFAYHVQDPERYGVVEFDASGRAINLEEKPAAPKSNYAVTGLYFYDAEVVAFAKQLKPSARGELEITDLNRLYLERGRLHVEVMGRGYAWLDTGTHESVLDASQFIATLEHRQGLKVACPEEIAYRNKWINAGQLEKLAQPLLKNGYGRYLLRVLKEPVF